From Mycobacterium colombiense CECT 3035:
GGCTCCGTCGACAACGAGAAAGGGGGTCAGACTCGTGTAGCCCTCGGGGATCGGTTCGGGATTCATGTCGTTCAGCTTGGCTAGATTCGTCGCGTGGAAGCTTGTAAAAACGCGCCACCGGCGGGAGCGCCAGAGCCCGGTGTGGTCGGGCGGGCTGCCACCGGCTCGATATTCGATCTCGACCGCACGGCGCCTTCGGCGGCGGCTGCCGAATTCGTCGAGCATTTCTGGTCGGTGCGCTGGGACCTGACCGGGCGGACCCCGCAAGAAAGCTTCGTTATCGCGTTCCCATCGATCAATCTCACCCATGAGTGGGGCACCGACTCACCCCGCCATGGGTTCACCCTGCCGGCCACCTTGGTGCACGGCGTGGTTCAGCGGATCTTCGCCATCGAGCTGTCGGGACGCGGCGCAGTGGTCGGCGCGCGCTTCCGGCCAGGCGGATTCACCGCCCGATTCGGACGCGATGCAAGCGTGCTGACCGGCCGGGTTGTGTGCGTCGATGACGACTTATTCGACAGCCCAGCACTTTTCGACGATGATATCGATGGCGCGACCGCGCAACTGGACGCCATGATCGGGGCACGCACCGACCCCGACCCGACCTATGCGTCGCTTACCGCGCTGCTGGCCCGGATCCGTGACGACGACGCCATTCAGCGAGTAGAGCACGTGATGGCGTGCTCGCCGTGGAGCGCGCGAACCACCCAGCGGGTCTTCCGCCACTACGTCGGGGTTCCGGTCAAATGGGTCCTGTGCCGTTACCGCCTGCAGCAAGCGGCGTTGGCAATCGAGACCGATCGATCCGTCGATTTGGCCGATCTGGCGGCTCGGTTCGGCTGGTATGACCAAGCCCACTTCACCAACGACTTCCGGTCGATGCTCGGCTGCAGCCCCGGTGAGTACGCCCAGCGATACGCCTGAACGGCACGCCCAGCCGTTCGAGCCGTTCGCACGCAGTCTGCCCAGGTCAGCGCCTCCCGCGCGGTATGGTGCTTGATGTGGTGAGAATTCCTCGACCTCCTCGGCCCCACCCCAGCGCCAAGCCGGGGGCGAAGGTCGACGCGCGCAGCGAACGCTGGCGCGAGCACCGCAAGAAGGTGCGCAGCGAAATCGTCGACGCCGCGTTCCGCGCCATCGACCGCCTCGGCCCCGAGCTGTCCGTGCGGGAGATCGCCGAGGAGGCCGGCACCGCCAAACCGAAGATCTACCGGCATTTCCACGACAAATCCGACCTGTTCCAGGCGATCGGGGAGCGGCTGCGCGACATGCTGTGGGCGGCCATCTTCGCGTCCATCGACCTCAAGACCGACTCCGCCCGCGAAGTGATCCGGCGCAGCGTCGAGGAGTACGTGATCCTGGTCGACAAGCACCCCAACGTGCTGCGGGTGTTCATCCAGGGCCGCTCGGCTGCCAGCCCCCAGATCCTGGACGAGGGACGTGGCATCACCCTGGCCGTGGCCGACATGTTCGACAACGAGCTGCGCGAGATGGAACTCGACCACGCGGCGGTCGAGCTGGCCGGGCACGCGGCCTTCGGCTGCGCCGCGTCGGCCACCGAGTGGTGGCTGGGCCCCGAACCGGAAAGCCCGCGCCTGATGTCGCGCGAGCAGTTCGTCGCCCACCTGACGACCATCATGATGGGGGTGATCGTGGGCACCGCCGAGGCGCTGGGCATCACGATGGACCCTGACCTGCCGATTCACGACATGGTGACCGTCAAGCCGGCCGCCGGCTGAGCGATGCCGCGGCGTTGACAATCGCGGCGGCCATCGATAACACTCGTCCAAACCGATACCCTGGGTACTGGGTATCCGCGTCAGCCGGGGCAGCAGCCAAGACGCCCGCTGACGCCGACCCGAGACAGGCCTGGATAGAAGGACCGATCGACCGTGACCGATGTCGTGACACAAACCGAGACACTCCCGGGGGCCAGCGCCCACAAGCCGGTGCACACGCGCGCCGTCATCATCGGGACCGGGTTCTCCGGCCTGGGCATGGCGATCGCGCTGCAGAAGCAGGGCGTCGGCTTCGTCATCCTGGAAAAGGCCGCCGACATCGGCGGCACCTGGCGTGACAACAGCTACCCCGGGTGCGCCTGCGACATCCCGTCGCACCTGTACTCGTTCTCGTTCGAGCCCAAGCCCGACTGGAAGAACCCGTTCTCCTATCAGCCCGAGATCTGGGACTACCTGCAGGGGGTCACCGACAAGTACGGGCTGCGCCGCTACATCGAGTTCAACTCGCTGGTGGACCGCGCGCACTGGGACGACGACGAGAACCGCTGGCACGTGTTCACCGCCGACGGGCGCGAGTACGTGGCGCAGTTCCTCATCTCGGGTGCCGGCGCGCTGCACATCCCGTCCATGCCCGACATCGAGGGACGCGACGAATTCCGCGGCGCCGCTTTCCATTCCGCGGAGTGGGACCACAGCGTCGACCTGACCGGCAAGCGGGTGGCGGTGATCGGGACCGGCGCCAGCGCGATCCAGATCGTGCCGGAGATCGTCGGACAGGTCGCCGAACTTCAGCTCTACCAACGCACTCCGCCGTGGGTGGTGCCACGCTCCAACCCCGAGATCCCGCAGGCGGTGCGCCGGGCCATGGAGAACGTGCCCGGCTTGCGGGCCCTGGTGCGCCTGGTCATCTATTGGGGGCAGGAGGCGCTGGCCATCGGCATGACCAAGCGGCCCAACCTGCTCAAGTTCATCGAGGCCTACTGCAAGTACAACATTCGCCGATCGGTCAAGGACAAGGAACTGCGGCGCAAGCTGACCCCGAACTATCGCATCGGCTGCAAGCGAATCCTGAACTCCACCACCTATTATCCCGCGGTCGCCGACCCGAAGACCGAACTCGTCACCGACCACATCTCGCGGATCACCGCCGACGGCATCGTCACCGCCGACGGCACCCATCGGCAGGCCGACGTGATCGTCTACGCCACCGGCTTTCACGTCACCGATTCCTACACCTACGTCCAGATCAAGGGGCTGCACGGCGAGGACCTGGTGGACCGGTGGAACCGCGAGGGCATCGGCGCGCACCGCGGGATCACCATCGCCGACGTGCCCAACCTGTTCTTCCTGCTGGGGCCCAACACCGGCCTGGGGCACAACTCCGTGGTGTTCATGATCGAATCCCAAATCCGTTATGTCGCAGACGCGATCGCCACCTGCGACAAGCTGGGCGCACAGGCGCTGGCGCCGACGCGCGCCGCCCAGGACAAGTTCAACGACGAGCTGCAGCGCAGGCTGGGCCCGTCGGTGTGGAACAGCGGCGGCTGCAGCAGCTGGTATCTCGACGAGCACGGCAAGAACACCGTGCTCTGGGGCGGCTACACCTGGGAGTACTGGCGGGCGACCCGTTCGGTCAAGCCCGAGGAGTACCAGTTCTACGGCGTGACCATGGGCAAGCACGCCGCCGTCTAGCTGCCCGCCGAAGCCGTTGCGGTGCTGCGGGTTTCGGTCGGCTGCGACTTTTTGGCGAAGGACCGCAGATTCTGGCGCATGATGCGGTCCAGGATCCGGTCGGACACCAAGCGGCTGATCCGCACCAGGATCGCGGCGTCGCGCCCGATGGTGTAGCGCGGGCGGGGGCGCGACGCGGTCGCCGCCCTGGCGATCACTCTCGCGGCGTGTTCGGCCGAAACGCCGTCCTCGCCGAACGACCGCGCTTGCGCCGTGACGGCCGCGATGAGATCGCCGTAGCGGGCGAGTTGGGCATCGGTCAGGCTCGCCATCAGGGCCTCGGCGGTGGCGATTCCGCGTTCGGCCATGTCGGTTTTGACCGCGCCGGGCTCGACGACGACCACCTTGATGCCGACCTCGGCGACCTCACGCCGCAGCGCGTCGCTGGCGGCCTCCAGCGCGAATTTCGAACCGGCATATGCGCCATACGTCGGCAGCACCACCTTGCCGCCGACCGAGCTGATATTGACGACGGTTCCCGCGCTGAGCAGCAGGGCCGGCAACAGCGCCTGGGTCATCGCGATGTGGCCGAACAGGTTTACCTCGAATTGCCTGCGCCACTGGTCTATCGGCAGCGTTTCGACCGGAGAATTGACCGCGATCCCGGCGTTGTTGACCAGCGCGCGCAGGGGGCGGCGCTGCGGATCGCGCGCGACACGGTCGGCGATCGCGGCCACGTCCGACGGCATCGTGATGTCCAGGATGTACGGCTCGATGCCGTCTGCGCGCAGCGCGTCGGCGTCCACCTCGCGACGCACACCGGCCAGCACGTGAAAACCCTTGCGGGCCAGCTCTCGAGCGCTGGCGGCGCCGATGCCGGTCGAGGCGCCGGTCACGACGATCAGCTCACTGCGGGCGGTGCGATTCGACGACATCATGGCGGTCTCCGATCGAGTGGATGACTTTGAGTTGACGCTGTCATCTCAAACTAGCAGTTGAGTTGACATTGTCAACCCAACGACCGGCTTATGCTCTGCGGGTGACGACACGATCCGAGAGCGCGGCGGCCACGCGTCGTTCGTTGGTCGAGGCGGCCGGTGTGCTGCTCGACCTGGGCGGCGTCGAGGCGGTGACGCTGCGTGAGGTGGGTGCCCGCAGCGGCGTGTCGCGCTCGGCGGCGTATCGCCACTTCGCCGACAAGGAATCCCTGCTTGCCGAGCTGGCCACCAACGCGTTGCGCGAATTAGGGGACGCACTCGAGGCATTGGTCGCAAGCGGCGACTCGCCGGAGGAATGTTTGCGATCGGCGCTGCTGTCGCTGATCGCCATCGGCCGCACCCGGCCCCATCTGTACCGCCTGATGTTCACGCCGCCGGCGGGCGACCCGACCGCGGCGATGCGGGCGGCGGCCGAACGCACGCAGGCGCTGTTTCTTCAGATGGTGGGTCGCGTCACCGGTCCGCGGCACGCCCCACGCTATGGGGCGCTCATTTTGACCAGCGCGCACGGCATCACGGGGCTGGACCTGAGTGGCCACATGGATCTGGACAAGTGGCACACCAGCGCGGAGGAACTCGTCGACACCCTCATTTCGGTGTTGCCAAAAGCCGGATGAAAGCCTGCGCGGCCGCGTCGACACCCGTCTCGTCATCGGTCGCGACGAGATCCAGCAGCAGGCCACGGGTGACCGCGAGTCCGAGCCGGGCGAGCGCGGGGTCCACCGGACCCTCGGCGGCATTGTCCAGGGCCTCGACCTCGGCGAGCCAGCCCTCGACGGCGCCGGGAATCATTCGGGCAAAAGGCTTTTCGCCCGCGGCGGCGCGGGCGTAGCACTCGAAGAACAGGCGCTCGGATTCGCGCAACTCGGGTCGGCGAAGATCAGCCCACATCGCCGCGAAGCCCTCGGCCGGGTCGGCCGGCAATCCGGGCAGCAGACCCATCTGGCGCCGCTCGACCTCCTCGACGATCGCGACGAGCAGATCTTCACGAGAACCGAAGTGGTGCAACAACATCCGGTGGCTGGTGCCGACCGCGGCGGCCACCTCGCGCAGCGACCGGTCGCCGATGCCGCCGGTGGCGAACTCGGCTACCAGCGCATCCAGGAGCCTCCGGCGCCGCTCGGTGTCAGGAGTGCGCGCCATCGGCGCCGCTGAGCTGCTCGGATCGAGCCTTGAGGCCCTGGGCCTCGAGTTGCAGGAAACGCCTGGTCTTCTTGGCCATCAGCCGACCGACGAGGGCGCCCAGTGCGCCGCGCTGGTCGAGTTGCTGGCGCACCAGCGTGCGGCCGCCGGGCCGGGCGATGACCTGGTGCCGGGCGGTCACCCGCACCCCGGGGGAGCTCTGCACCCACGTCCATGACCTGCCGGGGTCGATCTCGGTGACCTTCCAGACCAGCTTCGACATGCCGGGCTGCTTGATCGCGAACCGCCTGCCGGCGGCGAGGCCCGAACCATCAAGGCCGACAAGGGAAGTCACCGACGCGGTCCACTCGGGCCAGTGCTCGACATCGGTGAAGACCTCCCAGACGAGTTGCGGTGGTGCGTCGATCTCGACGCCGTCCTCGGTAATCATGTACCAGATGGTACATCCACGACGCGCAATACTGGAGGTTGTATTGAATTCGGTCGCATCCCGGCGCGGTGCACGACACGTAAACACAAGTTCTTGTGTTCCGCTGCGTTGTCGCACCCCAGGGGTAGTGTCTGGAGCCTGAGATCCCTCAGGCGGAAACGGTGTGTGAAGTGGGGTTCTGGTGAGCGAAAACATGAAGCTGATCGACCGCGTTTCGGCGATCAACTGGAACCGGCTGCAAGACGAAAAGGACGCCGAGGTTTGGGACCGCCTGACCGGCAACTTCTGGTTGCCCGAGAAGGTGCCGGTGTCCAACGACCTGCCGTCGTGGGGCACGCTGACCGCCCACGAGAAGCAGATGACGATGCGGGTGTTCACCGGCCTGACGCTGCTGGACACCATCCAGGGCACCGTCGGGGCCGTCAGCCTGATTCCCGACGCGCTGACGCCGCACGAAGAGGCCGTCTACACCAACATCGCGTTCATGGAGTCGGTGCACGCCCGCAGCTACAGCAACATCTTCTCGACGCTGTGCTCGACCGCCGAGATCGATGACGCCTTCCGCTGGTCGGAGGAGAACCCCAACCTGCAGCGCAAGGCCGAGATCGTCATGCAGTACTACAAGGGCGACGAGCCGCTCAAGCGTAAGGTCGCCTCCACGCTGCTGGAGAGCTTCCTGTTCTACTCCGGCTTCTACCTGCCGATGTATTGGTCGAGCCGCGCGAAGCTGACCAACACCGCCGACATGATCCGGCTGATCATCCGCGACGAGGCCGTGCACGGCTA
This genomic window contains:
- a CDS encoding AraC family transcriptional regulator, with product MEACKNAPPAGAPEPGVVGRAATGSIFDLDRTAPSAAAAEFVEHFWSVRWDLTGRTPQESFVIAFPSINLTHEWGTDSPRHGFTLPATLVHGVVQRIFAIELSGRGAVVGARFRPGGFTARFGRDASVLTGRVVCVDDDLFDSPALFDDDIDGATAQLDAMIGARTDPDPTYASLTALLARIRDDDAIQRVEHVMACSPWSARTTQRVFRHYVGVPVKWVLCRYRLQQAALAIETDRSVDLADLAARFGWYDQAHFTNDFRSMLGCSPGEYAQRYA
- a CDS encoding TetR/AcrR family transcriptional regulator; translated protein: MPRPPRPHPSAKPGAKVDARSERWREHRKKVRSEIVDAAFRAIDRLGPELSVREIAEEAGTAKPKIYRHFHDKSDLFQAIGERLRDMLWAAIFASIDLKTDSAREVIRRSVEEYVILVDKHPNVLRVFIQGRSAASPQILDEGRGITLAVADMFDNELREMELDHAAVELAGHAAFGCAASATEWWLGPEPESPRLMSREQFVAHLTTIMMGVIVGTAEALGITMDPDLPIHDMVTVKPAAG
- a CDS encoding flavin-containing monooxygenase, producing MTDVVTQTETLPGASAHKPVHTRAVIIGTGFSGLGMAIALQKQGVGFVILEKAADIGGTWRDNSYPGCACDIPSHLYSFSFEPKPDWKNPFSYQPEIWDYLQGVTDKYGLRRYIEFNSLVDRAHWDDDENRWHVFTADGREYVAQFLISGAGALHIPSMPDIEGRDEFRGAAFHSAEWDHSVDLTGKRVAVIGTGASAIQIVPEIVGQVAELQLYQRTPPWVVPRSNPEIPQAVRRAMENVPGLRALVRLVIYWGQEALAIGMTKRPNLLKFIEAYCKYNIRRSVKDKELRRKLTPNYRIGCKRILNSTTYYPAVADPKTELVTDHISRITADGIVTADGTHRQADVIVYATGFHVTDSYTYVQIKGLHGEDLVDRWNREGIGAHRGITIADVPNLFFLLGPNTGLGHNSVVFMIESQIRYVADAIATCDKLGAQALAPTRAAQDKFNDELQRRLGPSVWNSGGCSSWYLDEHGKNTVLWGGYTWEYWRATRSVKPEEYQFYGVTMGKHAAV
- a CDS encoding SDR family NAD(P)-dependent oxidoreductase, whose product is MMSSNRTARSELIVVTGASTGIGAASARELARKGFHVLAGVRREVDADALRADGIEPYILDITMPSDVAAIADRVARDPQRRPLRALVNNAGIAVNSPVETLPIDQWRRQFEVNLFGHIAMTQALLPALLLSAGTVVNISSVGGKVVLPTYGAYAGSKFALEAASDALRREVAEVGIKVVVVEPGAVKTDMAERGIATAEALMASLTDAQLARYGDLIAAVTAQARSFGEDGVSAEHAARVIARAATASRPRPRYTIGRDAAILVRISRLVSDRILDRIMRQNLRSFAKKSQPTETRSTATASAGS
- a CDS encoding TetR/AcrR family transcriptional regulator encodes the protein MTTRSESAAATRRSLVEAAGVLLDLGGVEAVTLREVGARSGVSRSAAYRHFADKESLLAELATNALRELGDALEALVASGDSPEECLRSALLSLIAIGRTRPHLYRLMFTPPAGDPTAAMRAAAERTQALFLQMVGRVTGPRHAPRYGALILTSAHGITGLDLSGHMDLDKWHTSAEELVDTLISVLPKAG
- a CDS encoding TetR/AcrR family transcriptional regulator, whose protein sequence is MARTPDTERRRRLLDALVAEFATGGIGDRSLREVAAAVGTSHRMLLHHFGSREDLLVAIVEEVERRQMGLLPGLPADPAEGFAAMWADLRRPELRESERLFFECYARAAAGEKPFARMIPGAVEGWLAEVEALDNAAEGPVDPALARLGLAVTRGLLLDLVATDDETGVDAAAQAFIRLLATPK
- a CDS encoding SRPBCC family protein, which encodes MITEDGVEIDAPPQLVWEVFTDVEHWPEWTASVTSLVGLDGSGLAAGRRFAIKQPGMSKLVWKVTEIDPGRSWTWVQSSPGVRVTARHQVIARPGGRTLVRQQLDQRGALGALVGRLMAKKTRRFLQLEAQGLKARSEQLSGADGAHS
- the nrdF gene encoding class 1b ribonucleoside-diphosphate reductase subunit beta, which codes for MSENMKLIDRVSAINWNRLQDEKDAEVWDRLTGNFWLPEKVPVSNDLPSWGTLTAHEKQMTMRVFTGLTLLDTIQGTVGAVSLIPDALTPHEEAVYTNIAFMESVHARSYSNIFSTLCSTAEIDDAFRWSEENPNLQRKAEIVMQYYKGDEPLKRKVASTLLESFLFYSGFYLPMYWSSRAKLTNTADMIRLIIRDEAVHGYYIGYKYQRGLALVDDARKQELKDYTYELLFELYDNEVEYTQDLYDEVGLTEDVKKFLRYNANKALMNLGYEALFPRDETDVNPAILSALSPNADENHDFFSGSGSSYVIGKAVVTEDEDWDF